The proteins below come from a single Eremothecium sinecaudum strain ATCC 58844 chromosome II, complete sequence genomic window:
- the CDC13 gene encoding telomere-binding protein CDC13 (Syntenic homolog of Ashbya gossypii ABL155C; Syntenic homolog of Saccharomyces cerevisiae YDL220C (CDC13)), giving the protein MYKYISKPSSLYEFYSDDEIIAQNIKFIAVLTRISLIPNKHCILTLQSFEHGKEDAKPYIVKLHCHTFELFQLTKVILGLLISCFYLKFVTISKEAGFDYDKIHLRHLCFLRCKGTFVSNKGDGIINVDELIPIDLDRELRNKEESGHQLSPTDWGNVDGIVDNLIMLDRSGNEFSLDRIQSFTGPLKEYFDHRVNISNQSIRHSNPLFGANKLISMEESQDDFNSQREQPIFNPIARAHAGFSMDCPIPNTDEESIDDSTVNSDSTGSQVLMDHMRPISKMLQIKSNNTPRGASQVHWNLQLHKEMQGRSWQDPPSTVRELKARSIEPEELNQVTIDTLYYSNFGNTFTISGKVAGTLPSIYDDQIPVSSWLLLYFPVKDLLNVSYLDTNVNCIEIFASDIDYVFNQCRINPELDGREALQNLAHTLQRNSATLTIKKAPLHFINEYHTCCWELETIHLDIPADPYLLDLQDNKRQKFSAATPMAIKDIDTNTTSATVFALLVGARLPAGAKVNHFSFTDFTSNSNIWCQMDPYIIDYNVRVKPEECIYTKAYPEFIINIDKFTLKYYGRRLIDCRNGRDTNLTNFGMVFRLKLDIKLYNSKLNGIIRNVELVTSPAKFSGIEKRLLDEFYTRAVERIPQKALFHNFKRYVVSFPISLQHDAVLISDSTLELQHNSSPHYVAHIPSINQDISAYTIDDIPDITSLNSMHSLAQGKLFKIRGRVISVFAAENKITIYLTNDALTSTHLSPADVIKIQVIGEANLEYFLGPEHQLDTQLEQLNLKVFNFYLLPGQLQISATKTILTWCPVECSLDDLKLQLQLQVKHEKDMSSVPILR; this is encoded by the coding sequence ATGTATAAATACATATCGAAACCATCTAGCCTTTATGAATTCTACTCAGATGATGAAATAATAGCTCAGAATATCAAATTTATAGCGGTTCTTACCAGAATCAGTCTTATACCAAATAAACATTGCATTTTAACTCTACAAAGCTTTGAACATGGGAAAGAAGACGCAAAGCCGTATATAGTTAAGCTACATTGTCATACATTTGAACTGTTCCAGCTGACGAAGGTTATACTAGGTCTACTAATTAGCTGCTTTTACCTGAAGTTCGTAACAATCTCTAAAGAAGCAGGGTTCGATTATGACAAGATACATTTACGGCACCTATGCTTTTTACGTTGCAAGGGTACATTTGTGTCAAATAAAGGTGATGGAATCATTAATGTGGATGAATTGATACCTATAGATTTGGATAGGGAGCTTAGGAATAAGGAAGAAAGCGGCCACCAGCTGTCGCCAACTGACTGGGGAAATGTTGACGGTATCGTCGACAACCTTATTATGCTTGACAGGAGTGGAAACGAGTTTAGTTTAGATCGAATTCAGTCTTTTACAGGCCCATTGAAGGAATATTTTGATCATAGAGTGAATATATCGAATCAGTCCATTAGACATAGTAACCCACTATTTGGAGCGAATAAGCTGATATCAATGGAAGAATCTCAGGATGACTTTAATTCTCAAAGAGAACAGCCCATTTTTAATCCCATTGCAAGGGCTCATGCCGGTTTTTCAATGGACTGCCCAATTCCTAATACTGATGAAGAGTCAATCGATGACAGCACAGTTAATAGCGATAGTACTGGTTCTCAGGTTTTAATGGATCATATGCGACCTATATCCAAAATGTTACAAATCAAATCGAACAATACTCCTAGAGGGGCCAGCCAGGTCCATTGGAACTTACAATTACATAAAGAGATGCAAGGACGCTCATGGCAAGATCCCCCATCCACTGTTAGAGAGCTTAAGGCAAGAAGTATAGAGCCGGAAGAACTGAACCAAGTTACCATAGACACATTATACTACAGCAATTTTGGAAATACATTTACTATATCCGGAAAGGTTGCCGGGACGTTGCCAAGCATTTATGATGACCAGATACCGGTAAGCTCTTGGCTACTGCTGTATTTCCCAGTCAAGGACTTGTTGAATGTATCATACTTGGATACTAATGTGAATTGCATTGAAATATTCGCATCAGATATTGATTATGTTTTCAACCAATGTCGTATAAACCCAGAGTTGGATGGAAGGGAGGCGCTACAAAATCTGGCTCACACATTGCAGCGCAATTCTGCAACACTAACCATTAAAAAGGCTCCATTACATTTTATCAATGAATATCACACATGTTGCTGGGAACTCGAGACTATACACCTGGATATACCAGCGGACCCTTACCTATTGGACTTACAAGATAATAAGCGTCAAAAATTCAGTGCAGCCACCCCAATGGCTATAAAGGATATCGATACTAATACTACGTCTGCTACAGTTTTTGCCCTACTGGTAGGGGCAAGACTACCTGCAGGAGCGAAAGTTAACCACTTTTCGTTCACTGATTTCACCAGTAACTCTAACATATGGTGTCAGATGGACCCATATATTATTGACTATAATGTTCGCGTAAAGCCCGAGGAATGTATTTATACAAAGGCATATCCTGAATTTATCATTAATATCGATAAGTTCACACTTAAATACTACGGGCGGCGACTCATTGACTGCCGAAATGGCCGCGATACAAACTTAACTAACTTTGGAATGGTCTTTCGATTAAAGCTAGATATAAAGCTCTACAATTCCAAATTGAACGGCATCATTCGTAACGTTGAGCTAGTAACAAGCCCCGCTAAGTTTTCTGGCATTGAGAAACGACTGCTCGATGAGTTCTACACACGGGCAGTCGAAAGAATTCCTCAAAAAGCCCTCTTTCACAACTTCAAGCGTTATGTTGTGTCGTTTCCTATTTCTCTACAACACGACGCAGTCCTAATCTCGGATTCAACTCTAGAACTGCAACACAACAGTTCTCCACACTATGTTGCACACATTCCTTCCATAAACCAGGACATAAGCGCTTACACGATAGATGATATCCCTGATATAACATCTCTGAACTCAATGCATTCTCTCGCTCAAGGAAAGCTCTTCAAGATAAGAGGTAGGGTCATCTCGGTCTTTGCTGCCGAAAACAAAATTACAATCTACTTGACAAACGATGCTCTTACATCAACACATTTAAGTCCTGCAGACGTAATTAAAATCCAGGTCATCGGGGAAGCGAACCTAGAATACTTCCTAGGCCCCGAGCATCAACTAGATACTCAATTGGAGCAACTAAACCTTAAGGTCTTTAACTTCTATCTGCTGCCTGGTCAGTTACAAATTTCTGCTACAAAAACCATACTAACGTGGTGTCCTGTAGAATGCTCCCTAGATGACCTAAAGCTACAGCTCCAGTTACAGGTCAAACATGAGAAGGATATGTCTTCTGTACCCATATTACGTTAA
- a CDS encoding uncharacterized protein (Syntenic homolog of Ashbya gossypii ABL156C; Syntenic homolog of Saccharomyces cerevisiae YDL222C (FMP45) and YNL194C), translating into MKFNGVITSLSFLLLLGSTLFTLFNILSGARTTGVLKGFHWLEADTRGLRNAPDTTKWYNYRYCEYFEQPNTIGRCSRSKAASAFSPRDNFGDTPALPQTFRNSRNTYYHLSRLAWAMLLISLAFMLMSLLPAIASIFTERAHIVSALPLWPALFFLTLAACFYTACFVKGRNGFRDAGRRANLGKKNFGFLWTSVFLLFLNCLWSTFASAFRAITNYRSRKNDTYYDPHSDASFDNSTAVHSGRGQGKGFFNSGKRQGNNYNGEVMAGNEASSFDRRFDNHAAYGAYNTNSGANPGYSANKDFQNVSYGTGNKGTTAAAVGAGAAGAAGAAAMSKDSSARSPQTQKNYSTTTTTANYPTQTQSQTHYQTQQPKSQYQTQNKNQNSYYNDTSARDNYTTSNTATHADPYVEDSGVYYGGVHKVSGKTNSPEYQATKPYSSTAGYDTGKPTINSTDYQSRAANTHTTDTTSGRGGYEKVKELGAAAVQKGTNLVRGH; encoded by the coding sequence ATGAAGTTTAATGGTGTAATTACGTCGCTTTCGTTCTTATTATTGTTGGGTTCAACTTTGTTTACCCTCTTTAACATTTTGTCCGGTGCCAGAACAACTGGTGTTTTGAAGGGCTTCCATTGGTTAGAAGCTGATACTAGAGGATTGAGAAATGCTCCAGATACTACGAAATGGTATAACTACAGATACTGTGAATACTTTGAACAACCAAACACTATTGGACGTTGTTCTCGTAGTAAAGCTGCAAGTGCATTTTCTCCAAGAGACAACTTTGGAGACACTCCTGCTTTGCCTCAGACGTTTAGAAACAGCAGAAACACCTACTACCACTTGTCTAGATTAGCATGGGCTATGTTGTTGATCAGTTTAGCGTTCATGTTGATGTCTCTGCTACCAGCAATTGCATCAATTTTCACTGAACGTGCTCACATTGTCTCTGCTTTGCCATTATGGCCAGCTTTGTTCTTCTTGACTTTGGCTGCTTGTTTCTACACTGCATGCTTTGTCAAGGGCCGTAACGGTTTCAGAGATGCTGGTCGTAGAGCTAACTTGGGTAAGAAGAACTTCGGTTTCCTATGGACCTCTGTCTTCTTGTTGTTCCTAAACTGTCTATGGTCTACCTTCGCTTCTGCTTTCAGAGCTATCACTAATTACAGAAGCCGTAAGAACGACACCTACTACGACCCTCACTCCGACGCTTCTTTTGACAACAGCACTGCTGTTCACAGTGGTCGCGGCCAGGGAAAGGGTTTTTTTAACAGCGGTAAGCGCCAAGGTAACAACTACAATGGTGAAGTCATGGCTGGTAACGAAGCAAGCAGCTTCGACCGCCGCTTCGACAACCATGCTGCCTACGGTGCTTACAACACTAACTCTGGTGCTAACCCAGGTTACTCTGCTAACAAGGACTTCCAAAACGTCAGTTACGGTACCGGTAACAAGGGCACTACCGCTGCTGCAGTCGGCGCTGGCGCCGCTGGTGCCGCTGGTGCTGCTGCTATGAGTAAGGACAGCTCTGCTCGTTCTCCTCAAACGCAAAAGAACTACTCTACTACTACCACCACCGCTAACTACCCAACCCAAACCCAATCTCAGACACACTACCAAACACAACAACCAAAGTCCCAATACCAAACCCAGAACAAAAACCAAAACTCCTACTACAATGACACTTCCGCTCGTGACAACTACACTACAAGCAACACTGCTACCCATGCCGACCCTTACGTCGAGGACAGCGGTGTGTATTACGGTGGGGTACACAAGGTTTCCGGAAAGACTAACAGCCCAGAATACCAAGCAACTAAGCCATACAGCTCGACTGCTGGTTACGACACTGGTAAACCAACTATCAACTCTACCGACTACCAGTCTAGAGCAGCCAACACTCACACCACTGACACCACTTCCGGTCGCGGTGGTTACGAGAAGGTGAAGGAATTAGGTGCAGCTGCAGTCCAAAAGGGAACCAATCTAGTCAGAGGTCACTAA
- the RAP1 gene encoding DNA-binding transcription factor RAP1 (Syntenic homolog of Ashbya gossypii ABL180W; Syntenic homolog of Saccharomyces cerevisiae YNL216W (RAP1)), with amino-acid sequence MSDSQEDFDTAPDHFLELKSHHGIFHGLKFYFADDVNKDFYKSIVTKLGGTVLDDPPKDVQSGQYIVSHVNTFEMPTVDPLFLSNSAEQNTLLNIAPFILPPVNENAAYDVEVPDADSSIDSRITKASEKQEREAQAQAEAEARGRHHDVASAAIAAAAASLGHSEDEREGKKDDHGLRRHVMDAGVRLEQGESPVSDVNERNVSADATGAVAIGEPSKTVLSRSSNLPPHNKSSFTEEEDEFILDVVRKNPTRRTTHTLFDEISHYVPNHTGNSIRHRYRVYLSKRLNYVYKVDENGKLLRDEKGEFIKTDVLPQGLKRKFTAEEDYQLAINIKTQFYKDIYQSDPTTGESLIRDDDEPSTVAKRKMVMDPTFIPGKEPSFQEYTVGDRRGPLSREFFKTYGEKYPKHTENAWRDRFRKFLLNYGIDEYIAYYENERANNRIPEPMKNMTNRVKRPGPAPGNYNNAKKVKFMSPTGQQPTSASTNQYTIPQDDLLDEETLSFITGLKRDLSRMESHQNAAPDVPFEYTQELAESIRNNFAMEETQFDTINPDEIPFPPPIATTDLFMPEFFHFASTREFLNKVHDIVNRTYHTSQAEKLVEDLRDECGIRKAFSTSILTALSGDLMVLPRYFLCAFRYSANPPMNVPGIWTKEDDEMLKNGSEEDMKLLVKKHGTGRIEMRKRFHQNDLV; translated from the coding sequence ATGTCTGATAGTCAAGAAGACTTTGATACAGCTCCCGACCATTTCTTGGAGCTAAAGTCGCATCATGGTATATTCCATGGGTTGAAGTTCTATTTCGCGGATGATGTCAACAAAGACTTCTACAAGTCTATTGTTACGAAACTAGGTGGGACAGTTTTGGATGACCCGCCTAAGGATGTACAGTCAGGCCAGTATATTGTTTCGCATGTTAATACCTTTGAGATGCCAACCGTGGACCCCCTGTTTTTAAGCAACTCGGCGGAACAGAATACGCTACTGAATATAGCACCTTTTATTTTGCCTCCGGTGAATGAAAACGCAGCCTACGATGTGGAAGTGCCTGACGCAGATAGCAGTATTGACAGTCGTATAACAAAGGCGAGTGAAAAGCAAGAGAGAGAGGCGCAGGCTCAGGCGGAAGCTGAAGCACGTGGTCGTCATCACGATGTTGCTTCGGCGGCTATTGCCGCAGCAGCAGCGTCACTTGGTCATTCTGAAGACGAGAGGGAAGGTAAGAAGGATGATCATGGGCTTCGCAGGCACGTCATGGACGCCGGGGTACGCTTGGAACAAGGCGAGTCTCCTGTATCGGACGTGAATGAAAGGAATGTTTCCGCAGATGCGACTGGAGCTGTGGCCATCGGAGAGCCTTCGAAAACGGTATTGAGCAGGTCCAGCAATCTCCCACCTCACAACAAATCTTCATTCACCGAGGAGGAAGATGAGTTTATACTAGATGTGGTGCGTAAAAATCCCACCAGGAGAACAACCCATACTTTGTTTGACGAAATTTCCCACTATGTCCCTAACCATACTGGAAACTCAATAAGGCATCGTTACCGCGTATATTTGTCAAAACGATTGAACTACGTCTATAAGgttgatgaaaatggtAAATTACTTAGGGATGAAAAAGGAGAATTTATTAAAACAGATGTTCTTCCACAGGGCCTGAAGAGAAAATTTACCGCAGAGGAAGACTACCAATTAGCTATCAATATTAAAACTCAGTTTTACAAGGATATCTATCAAAGTGATCCAACTACTGGGGAATCTTTGATTAGAGATGATGACGAGCCAAGCACTGTTGCGAAAAGAAAGATGGTTATGGATCCAACATTCATCCCAGGCAAGGAACCAAGTTTCCAGGAGTATACTGTTGGAGATCGTAGAGGCCCGTTGTCCCGTGAATTTTTCAAAACCTATGGCGAAAAATACCCTAAGCATACTGAAAACGCATGGAGGGATAGGTTTAGGAAATTCCTACTTAATTATGGAATTGATGAATATATTGCTTACTATGAGAATGAAAGGGCGAACAACAGAATCCCTGAGCCAATGAAGAATATGACGAACCGCGTGAAGCGGCCAGGGCCAGCTCCAGGAAACTATAATAACGCTAAGAAAGTGAAGTTTATGTCACCAACTGGCCAGCAGCCTACATCTGCGTCCACCAACCAATACACAATACCTCAGGATGACTTGTTAGACGAAGAGACCTTAAGTTTCATCACTGGGTTGAAAAGGGACTTATCCAGGATGGAGAGTCACCAGAATGCTGCACCAGATGTTCCATTTGAGTATACACAAGAGTTGGCAGAATCTATTCGTAATAACTTTGCTATGGAGGAGACTCAGTTTGATACCATCAATCCAGATGAGATACCTTTCCCACCGCCAATTGCCACAACAGATTTATTTATGCCTGAATTCTTCCATTTTGCTTCTACTAGAGAGTTTTTAAATAAGGTTCATGACATTGTCAACAGAACGTACCACACATCGCAGGCAGAGAAATTAGTAGAAGATCTTCGGGACGAATGTGGCATTAGAAAAGCTTTTAGTACCTCTATTTTAACCGCTCTTTCCGGTGATCTAATGGTTTTACCCAGGTATTTCCTCTGTGCGTTCAGGTACTCTGCAAATCCACCAATGAATGTTCCTGGTATCTGGACTAAGGAGGACGATGAAATGTTAAAGAATGGATCCGAAGAGGATATGAAGCTGCTTGTTAAAAAGCACGGTACCGGTAGAATAGAAATGAGGAAAAGGTTTCATCAAAACGACTTAGTATAG
- the YPD1 gene encoding Ypd1p (Syntenic homolog of Ashbya gossypii ABL182C; Syntenic homolog of Saccharomyces cerevisiae YDL235C (YPD1)) — translation MPTVPNSAVINWDILNEVVSMDEDEPGFSQSLVVQYIDQAETTFKEIQKELESGCPSLDKLSSLGHFLKGSSASLGLQRMAWACERIQNYKKRANLPSDSSSDASITAMIREGLSMAQTEFQCARKELSKYYNAEL, via the coding sequence ATGCCTACCGTTCCTAACTCCGCGGTCATTAACTGGGACATCCTCAATGAGGTGGTTTCTATGGACGAGGATGAGCCAGGCTTTTCTCAGAGTTTAGTTGTTCAATATATTGATCAAGCAGAAACCACCTTTAAGGAAATACAGAAAGAATTGGAGTCGGGATGCCCTTCGCTAGATAAGCTTTCAAGTTTAGGCCACTTTTTGAAAGGTTCTTCTGCATCACTGGGATTACAAAGAATGGCGTGGGCTTGCGAGCGCATTCAAAACTACAAAAAACGGGCTAACTTACCTTCCGATAGTTCTTCGGACGCTAGTATAACCGCTATGATTAGGGAGGGCCTTAGTATGGCGCAGACGGAGTTTCAGTGCGCAAGGAAGGAACTCAGTAAGTACTATAATGCAGAGTTATGA
- the MGS1 gene encoding ssDNA-dependent ATPase MGS1 (Syntenic homolog of Ashbya gossypii ABL183W; Syntenic homolog of Saccharomyces cerevisiae YNL218W (MGS1)) produces the protein MSGSKNLEQIIACPVCNKNVSFSTINDHLDRCTARSNSTTGEKTSSLSENPRKRKLEKASEEIADDVEVIEDVGSPSGSGPIMHSKRAVTTSSMESEVKQCKRIAHLPLSEKLRPKNLNEYVGQQHILSKEKGVLFKYINQGTIPSMILWGPPGVGKTSLARLLTKTINEERKAQLTYKLVETSATKATSQELRTIFENSKKEFNLTRRMTVLFIDEIHRFNKSQQDLLLPHVEGATVVLIGATTENPSFQLNNALISRCQVFVLSKLTVEEITMVLTRGIELLNKIRLLVWDIKVPVKLSPEALRYIVDVSIGDARKALNLLEMVEVSTRESLLETPLSIEQLKKLIQSNSADLRTYYDANGDNHYDTISAFHKSVRGSDENAALYYLARMLQGGEDPLFIARRMIRMASEDIGLADHSLLPLAVAAHDSVMKIGLPEADLSLAQCAVAMARAPKSVQLYRGWNKVKAMIGENKYKLASSEIPMHLRNAPTRLMRELGYSDGYKYNPDFKDGKVAQEYFPAEVLNEVENKDELLFLAGKHLGDVVDEDYQSDTQ, from the coding sequence ATGAGCGGAAGTAAAAATCTTGAGCAAATCATCGCATGTCCTGTTTGTAACAAGAACGTTAGTTTTTCTACTATAAATGATCATCTTGATAGATGTACCGCTCGTTCTAATTCTACCACGGGAGAAAAGACTTCCTCTCTGTCTGAAAATCCAAGGAAACGTAAGCTAGAGAAAGCTTCTGAAGAGATTGCTGACGATGTCGAAGTTATAGAGGATGTTGGTAGTCCTTCGGGTTCTGGCCCTATAATGCATAGTAAGCGCGCGGTTACTACCTCATCAATGGAATCTGAGGTGAAACAATGCAAGAGAATAGCACATTTACCACTAAGTGAAAAGCTGAGACCTAAGAATCTGAATGAATATGTTGGACAGCAGCATATACTATCGAAGGAGAAAGGAGTTCTGtttaaatatattaatcAAGGTACTATTCCATCGATGATACTATGGGGCCCTCCTGGGGTTGGGAAGACTTCATTAGCGAGGCTACTAACTAAAACTATTAATGAAGAGCGCAAAGCTCAGCTGACATATAAGCTAGTGGAGACTAGCGCCACAAAAGCAACTAGTCAGGAACTGCGAACGATTTTTGAGAACTCGAAGAAAGAGTTCAATCTCACCAGGCGAATGACAGTGCTTTTCATTGATGAAATACATCGTTTCAATAAGTCACAACAGGACCTATTGCTTCCACACGTAGAAGGCGCTACCGTTGTGCTAATAGGTGCTACTACCGAGAATCCCAGTTTTCAGTTGAACAATGCACTGATTAGTAGGTGCCAAGTTTTTGTTCTTAGTAAATTAACAGTGGAAGAGATAACCATGGTGCTAACGCGTGGAATTGAGTTGCTGAATAAAATCCGGCTACTAGTATGGGATATAAAGGTGCCCGTGAAACTGAGTCCCGAGGCTCTGCGTTATATAGTGGATGTTTCTATTGGCGATGCGAGAAAAGCGCTGAACCTGCTAGAAATGGTGGAGGTTTCCACCAGAGAATCGCTGTTAGAGACACCGCTTTCAATTGAGCAACTGAAAAAGCTGATACAAAGCAATTCAGCAGACCTCCGTACGTACTACGATGCAAATGGAGACAACCACTACGATACTATTTCTGCATTCCATAAATCTGTTCGCGGCTCGGATGAAAATGCCGCCCTCTACTACCTCGCCAGAATGTTACAGGGAGGGGAAGATCCCTTATTCATAGCCAGGCGTATGATTAGGATGGCAAGCGAAGACATTGGGCTTGCGGACCATTCGCTGTTACCTCTGGCTGTTGCTGCGCATGATTCAGTGATGAAAATCGGCTTACCGGAGGCAGATTTAAGCTTAGCTCAATGTGCAGTTGCAATGGCCAGAGCTCCTAAGTCTGTGCAGCTATATAGAGGCTGGAATAAGGTCAAGGCCATGATTGGCGAGAATAAGTATAAACTGGCAAGTAGTGAGATCCCCATGCACCTGCGAAACGCACCAACCAGATTAATGCGGGAATTAGGCTATAGCGATGGCTACAAGTATAATCCTGATTTCAAGGATGGCAAGGTAGCCCAGGAATATTTCCCTGCTGAAGTACTGAATGAGGTCGAAAATAAAGATGAACTACTGTTTTTAGCTGGCAAGCACCTAGGGGACGTAGTAGACGAAGACTACCAATCTGACACTCAATAA
- the PHO13 gene encoding 4-nitrophenylphosphatase (Syntenic homolog of Ashbya gossypii ABL184W; Syntenic homolog of Saccharomyces cerevisiae YDL236W (PHO13)) translates to MTGSSLPTKIESREAAEEFMNKYDSFLFDCDGVLWLGNYLLPNIRETLAMLKSRGKKLYFVTNNSTKSRAAYMKKFASFDIPVSQDQIFTSSYAAALYVSGHIGLVPGRDKVWVFGESGIIDELKLMGYDTLGGKDPLLDIPFDPETSPFLVNGLDPDVKCVLAGLDTNVNYHRMSVTLQYLQKPGVAFVATNLDSTLPLKGVILPGAGTTISSLVTASGREPIACGKPNLNMLRSIIDATNLDTSRTCMVGDRLNTDIKFGTDGMLGTLLVLTGIETEENALNPNSELPRPMYYSKGLSMLYELTNDA, encoded by the coding sequence ATGACCGGTAGTTCTCTTCCAACCAAGATAGAAAGCAGAGAGGCTGCTGAAGAGTTCATGAACAAGTATGATTCGTTTTTGTTTGATTGTGACGGTGTTCTATGGTTAGGAAACTATCTATTACCCAACATCCGTGAAACGCTTGCAATGTTGAAGTCACGGGGAAAGAAGCTCTACTTCGTGACTAATAACTCCACGAAGTCCCGTGCGGCGTATATGAAGAAGTTTGCGTCCTTTGATATACCTGTTAGCCAGGACCAGATTTTCACATCATCCTACGCTGCTGCGCTATACGTCAGTGGTCACATCGGGTTGGTGCCAGGTCGCGACAAAGTTTGGGTATTTGGCGAATCGGGTATTATCGATGAGTTGAAACTTATGGGTTACGATACATTGGGCGGTAAGGACCCGCTGTTGGACATACCCTTTGATCCGGAGACGTCTCCATTTTTAGTTAACGGCCTTGATCCAGATGTTAAATGTGTCTTAGCAGGGTTGGACACAAATGTTAACTACCACCGTATGTCTGTAACGTTGCAGTATCTACAAAAACCCGGTGTTGCATTTGTGGCCACAAACTTGGACAGTACACTACCATTAAAGGGCGTTATTCTGCCTGGCGCCGGTACCACTATTTCAAGTCTAGTGACAGCATCTGGTAGGGAGCCAATTGCATGTGGCAAACCCAATCTGAACATGTTGCGGTCCATTATTGACGCTACTAATTTAGATACCTCCCGAACATGTATGGTGGGCGACCGTTTGAATACTGATATCAAGTTTGGAACCGATGGGATGTTAGGAACCCTTTTAGTTTTAACTGGTATTGAAACAGAAGAGAATGCATTAAACCCAAACAGTGAACTCCCAAGACCTATGTACTACTCTAAAGGCTTAAGCATGCTATATGAGTTAACAAATGACGCATAA